The DNA window ATCATACAGATCTTTCATGTAAAGATCCAGACTCTGCAGATTTAGCATTGACATTAACTTCGCACCTTGGATCTGATATTGCACCAGCATAATTTgtctttgatgagaaatttaACCTCATTCCTTGTTTCTCCTAAATTCACACATCTTCCTCGAGTGTAGGTTTAAATAGGGAAAAGTGCTGAAAAACATTATCTAAATGGATTATTTTAGGGAGCTGCAGCATCATGCAAGAAGCCGACCACCCCTAAGTGTTGCAATTGAGACAAAGTTCCAGCTACATTAATGCTCTTGAAAGTTAATTCAGCACTCCTGGAATGCCGATCGATATATCGACGAAATTTCTCTTTCCCAAGAGCCCACAGAGAAGCGACTGGCCAGACAAATAGCTTAGTCGCAGGAAGATTCCCCAACTGAGAATAGGTTGTGGGATCTTCCAATCTATGAGAATCTCTCGGAAAGCTCTCGTCGACTCAACCGATCAATAGAAGGAAGGACCGCCTCTTAGAGGAGCCTCTTCTAGTTCTTGCATGACGATCCCTTCCCCTTTCTTGACGTGCCCAGAGGCCAGAAGCAAAATCCATTCACGGTTTAAGGGTTGAGGTGCTAAAAAGTAATGGACTAGATTTGAAAAGCAGCATTCAGCGTATTATATTGGAGAAGTTGTTAGAAAGAGTTTGGAACAGCAGAGTGAAAAACAACACTTTTTTGGGGCAAGGTAAACTGCACCTCCTTGGGCAAGTAAACCTAATGATTATTGGAGTTTGCacattattcatatatatatataacaattgtCATGAAAGAACATTGACgtgaacatgataaaaaaaaaatagagatgtCATAACAACTAATAACATcacatttaaattcataatgCATGGCATAACAATTCACTCATATCACCTGTGGACCACATTCTGATCATGAAGATACTTCAAACCATGCAAAATCTGTCTTGTGTATGAAGAAACTTGGGAATCTCGAAGATTATATCTCTGATAGAGTTTTTGAAGGGAGCCTTTAGTGACAAGTTCAAGAAAGATATACAGTTTTGATTCATCCTGTGAAAACAGATACAAGGAACAACATTGATCATCAAATTtctaaagaaaaggaaataagaaTACTTTGTCAAGATAAGCAGTGAGAAAAGgtcatgaaatatatatacaggGTGTCTCTAAGAATGTGAATTCACGATATTTAGCAAACTTGCCATGTTACAGAATATCTATAATATATTATTCTCAACCCAGCTCAGTTTTAACCAGTTGGAGTTGGCAGTGTGTAATTATGTACCCTTTTTCGCTGTTCAGTTGAATCTAGAGCTAACTACATTTCAATTGTTTGAGAGAGACAAAGAATGAAAAAACTTTTCAGAAGAGTGTACACTTAGTGAAAAATAGAAACAGATTAAGATAAAAGCAAGAATACCTTATCTGTGCCGTAATATTGAACAATGTTTTCATGTTCAAACCTACTTAAAAGAGCAATCTCCtgaaaaaaacagggaaagTGCATGATCAGGTaaggaaggaaaaaacagaGCATTGGTAAGAGGAAAATTTAGTTATAGATCccaagataatttatttttcgtAAACAAAGGGCAGAGAATATAGCAACACCATAAAATAAGATCAAGCTTATCTCACCTGCTCAAGTTGATAAATACTTTGTTTCCCCTTACTTCCTTGATCAAGCAGTGAAACCTCCTTAACAGCAAAAAAGAATCCATCGCTGGAGGAGATATACAACCATTAGAAACATGAAAACATTTCTTTTGATATGCAAAGACAAAGCATACCATGTTCGCCCTTCCTAACCACAAACTTGATATTCAACCattaaaaatcatgaattgcaaCGGAAAACAAGAACAGCTTTCCTCTTCAAATGCCAATAACGTAAAAATAAGCTACAATTTTTTGATAACTCAATGAGAAATTTGGAAACGGGTGATTCTAAATGCCATAAATAACAATACGAATAcatcataagaaaataataagagaaacgATTCAAGACTTACTCAGAGATTCCTTCATAAACCGATCCAAATGAGCCACGTCCGAGTAGCTCACCCTTTTCCCAATAGGTAATAGCCCTTCTAAACCTCACATTGGGGGAAATATTCGACATGGGTTCTGTTGTACTGCTAGATGAATCATCATCATTAGACGTGGAAAACGAACACGACTCTGATAAAACCACAGTTTCACCTATCCTCAAcaaattctcttcttcttctctcttgttATCAGCATCTGCATTAATCACTtgctctcttctttcttctttttcttcttcaccatCATCATAAGTGGATTCTATGTTATTATTAACCACTCTATCATTTTCAGGTGCAAAATCCCTAAATAAATCCCAAGTTGAACACTCTTTATCAATCACAGGTAATGTCATCGACGGTGGCGGCTTCAGTAGCGGCGGCCTAAGCCCTTTAATTCCAACTGGCAGACAACGATTATCAGCATCACGAAACTTGTTCAACTCAGCTGGCTCGTTTTGAGTCGACTGGGTAGAAGAATCCCTAACTCTAACACTATTCAAAACCCTAGCATGCAGTTCACTCTTGGTCCCTTCAACTACCACTTTAGCTTCTTCAGCTGCTTTCGGACTGTCCGACCCGAACAATCTGGACCGGGGCAAAATATCGGAAGCGGAGCGGACCTTCATAGCTTCCCAAGCCGCCTCCGGAATCGAGAAATCCTCGGGACCAGAGAGGCCTAAGCTGCGAAAAATGCGATCGAACTCACCTTCGGTTCCTTCGATTCGAAAGCTGGTCCGATCCGGTAAATCAAGTGATTGACTAAGTAAAGACGACGACGAATCGTCTAGAGATGAAGACGACGAAGTAGCATCGTACGCAACGTGCCTCAACGCATTACGTCTCTCCAGCCTGGGCCTCCTTCGATTTTTCGGATCCATCGAGCTGGTTTTCTTCTTACGAGTGAGAAATTGCGATAAGTGTTGCATTGAGAGCTAAATCCATctaaaattagaagaagaataaaaaaattaaaagaagaaaaagtcaCGCTAAAGATTTTTCTTGTCACTTTTATGCAACTTATCTGAAACtgtctttattttctgtcaCTTTACCGGGAAGGTTTTGGAGAAAAGAGGGGAGGTGAGTTTGGCTATGTTTTATGGCTGGCAAGGAAGGAGGAGGAGTCGTAATAGTTGAAGCGAGAAAAATTGAAGAAGCCATTGAAGAGAGAGAATGGTAAACGCCATCTAGATACAGAGGGAAAACGCGGTGCCACGTGGCGTACGGGCAGAGGGTATGTGGGGACTGATGATTTGGAAGGTTGTATTTGTTCACGTAAGGGTGGGAGTAGATTCCTAAACCTGCACATTCCGTACATGCTGGTTAATGTTGTCTGCTGTGAGCCCCCGCGGCATACGTAACAATGTATACGCGAGCTTTTTAAGGGTGgttgaaataataatatagattattttttatttaaaaatatattaaaaattaaaaaattatttttaatattatcatattaaaataattaaaaaattatcttttgaaAAATACACAATTAAGCTCTTATTTTACATTATTTACAACATTTCTATTGTATTCCAATGAATAACTGAGAAGATTTATAGTAAGTATTATAATTTTgcctttgaattaaaaaaaaaaacaccggcCACCACCCTTTTAACCTGAACCAGATCTCCACCAACAAAAGGAAACTCGGATTAAATTGAGTTTAGACAATAAATCCGGTACGGGTGAccaattattttacattaatggtggagattaagaaaaaaaatcaaccagtAACCTTAACAACCACTACCAGACCTGGGATAATACGTCTTTCTCAGTGCAAAAAAGGTTTTCTCGGTCTACCCACTACCAAATTTTACGACGAGAAGGTTAGTGTTTCATGCCTCGAACACAGCGAGTCTCGAAGCCAAAATTATTATGCATTGGCCATTACATCTTTCAAGAGTGGGTGTTGTACTAACTCATTTTTAACCCTTCTTTTTTCATCAtactttaagaaaaagaaaatataaaaaaaataccaaaaatacattttcaatatgatttggtcaatttttttttatctgataaaattttatttgaaactcAAAAAACAGGGGAACA is part of the Populus trichocarpa isolate Nisqually-1 chromosome 2, P.trichocarpa_v4.1, whole genome shotgun sequence genome and encodes:
- the LOC7463181 gene encoding mitogen-activated protein kinase kinase kinase 1 isoform X2 encodes the protein MQHLSQFLTRKKKTSSMDPKNRRRPRLERRNALRHVAYDATSSSSSLDDSSSSLLSQSLDLPDRTSFRIEGTEGEFDRIFRSLGLSGPEDFSIPEAAWEAMKVRSASDILPRSRLFGSDSPKAAEEAKVVVEGTKSELHARVLNSVRVRDSSTQSTQNEPAELNKFRDADNRCLPVGIKGLRPPLLKPPPSMTLPVIDKECSTWDLFRDFAPENDRVVNNNIESTYDDGEEEKEERREQVINADADNKREEEENLLRIGETVVLSESCSFSTSNDDDSSSSTTEPMSNISPNVRFRRAITYWEKGELLGRGSFGSVYEGISDDGFFFAVKEVSLLDQGSKGKQSIYQLEQEIALLSRFEHENIVQYYGTDKDESKLYIFLELVTKGSLQKLYQRYNLRDSQVSSYTRQILHGLKYLHDQNVVHRDIKCANLLVDANGSVKLADFGLAKATKLNDVKSCKGTAFWMAPEVVNNKNQGYGLPADIWSLGCTVLEMLTRQIPYSELESVSAIFDTSLYPIIIMLSHERF
- the LOC7463181 gene encoding mitogen-activated protein kinase kinase kinase 1 isoform X1, with amino-acid sequence MQHLSQFLTRKKKTSSMDPKNRRRPRLERRNALRHVAYDATSSSSSLDDSSSSLLSQSLDLPDRTSFRIEGTEGEFDRIFRSLGLSGPEDFSIPEAAWEAMKVRSASDILPRSRLFGSDSPKAAEEAKVVVEGTKSELHARVLNSVRVRDSSTQSTQNEPAELNKFRDADNRCLPVGIKGLRPPLLKPPPSMTLPVIDKECSTWDLFRDFAPENDRVVNNNIESTYDDGEEEKEERREQVINADADNKREEEENLLRIGETVVLSESCSFSTSNDDDSSSSTTEPMSNISPNVRFRRAITYWEKGELLGRGSFGSVYEGISDDGFFFAVKEVSLLDQGSKGKQSIYQLEQEIALLSRFEHENIVQYYGTDKDESKLYIFLELVTKGSLQKLYQRYNLRDSQVSSYTRQILHGLKYLHDQNVVHRDIKCANLLVDANGSVKLADFGLAKATKLNDVKSCKGTAFWMAPEVVNNKNQGYGLPADIWSLGCTVLEMLTRQIPYSELESMQALFRIGRGVPPLVPDSLSNDAREFILQCIQVNPNDRPTAAVLLDHPFVKKLLPTSSGSASPYIGRRS